The Sorex araneus isolate mSorAra2 chromosome 5, mSorAra2.pri, whole genome shotgun sequence genome has a segment encoding these proteins:
- the SLC2A10 gene encoding solute carrier family 2, facilitated glucose transporter member 10 isoform X1, which yields MGHSPPLLPVSASVSLLGGLTFGYNLAVISGALLPLQLDFGLSCLQQELLVGSLLWGALAASLGGGFLIDRYGRKQAVLGSNLVLLAGSLSTGLAGSLAWLMLGRTVAGFAISLSSMACCIYLSELVGARQRGVLVSLYEAGVTAGILLSYALNYALAGALGGWRHMLGWAAAPALLQSLGLLLLPAGPGDAAAHKDLIPLQGGEAAGLGQRQPGYSFLDLFRARENMRGRTTVGLGLVLFQQLTGQPNVLSYASTIFHAVGFHGGSSAVLASVGLGAVKVAATLAALGLVERAGRRALLLTGCALMALSVSGIGLVSFALPLDAGPSCLAMPNATRPSGLPGGSDPGRGLWASLPPAAPEKQGEPGTSATEKSQPRPGAWDPTPSPPAALDTASPAPPPPASVHALLPWTALVCMMVFVSAFSFGFGPVTWLVLSEIYPAQIRGRAFAFCNSFNWAANLFVSLSFLNLLGSIGLSWTFLLYGFTAVLGLGFIYWFVPETKGLSLAEIDKQFQKRRRGLGPAGVQYHRIEASAGP from the exons ATGG GCCACTCCCCACCACTCCTGCCCGTGTCTGCGTCTGTGTCTCTGCTGGGGGGCCTGACGTTTGGGTATAATCTGGCAGTCATATCGGgggccctcctgcccctgcagctTGACTTCGGGCTGAGCTGCCTGCAGCAGGAGCTCCTGGTGGGCAGCCTGCTCTGGGGGGCTCTGGCCGCCTCCCTGGGAGGGGGCTTCCTCATCGACCGCTACGGCCGGAAGCAGGCCGTCCTCGGGAGCAACCTGGTGCTGCTGGCCGGCAGCCTGAGCACGGGCCTGGCCGGCTCCCTGGCCTGGCTGATGCTCGGCCGCACGGTGGCCGGCTTCGCCATCTCCCTCTCCTCCATGGCCTGCTGCATCTACCTGTCGGAGCTCGTGGGAGCCCGGCAGCGGGGGGTGCTGGTGTCGCTCTACGAGGCCGGCGTCACCGCGGGCATCCTGCTGTCCTATGCTCTCAACTACGCGCTGGCCGGGGCCTTGGGGGGGTGGAGGCACATGCTGGGCtgggccgccgcgcccgccctcTTGCAGTCGCTGGGCCTCCTCTTGCTGCCGGCTGGGCCAGGGGACGCCGCCGCCCACAAGGACCTCATCCCTCTCCAGGGCGGAGAGGCCGCCGGGCTGGGGCAGCGTCAGCCCGGCTACTCCTTTCTGGACCTCTTCCGGGCGCGGGAGAACATGCGAGGCCGGACCaccgtggggctggggctggtgctGTTCCAGCAGCTCACGGGGCAGCCCAACGTGCTGTCCTATGCCTCGACCATCTTCCACGCGGTCGGCTTCCACGGCGGGTCCTCAGCAGTGCTGGCCTCCGTGGGGCTCGGTGCCGTGAAGGTCGCGGCTACTCTGGCCGCCCTGGGGCTGGTGGAGCGAGCGGGCCGCCGGGCCTTGCTGCTGACCGGCTGTGCCCTCATGGCCCTGTCGGTCAGCGGCATAGGCCTTGTCAGCTTTGCGCTGCCCCTGGACGCGGGCCCAAGCTGCCTGGCCATGCCCAACGCCACCAGACCGTCAGGCCTCCCTGGAGGCTCCGACCCGGGCAGGGGCCTCTGGGCATCTCTGCCACCAGCCGCCCCTGAGAAGCAAGGGGAGCCGGGCACATCGGCCACGGAGAAAAGCCAGCCTCGCCCTGGGGCCTGGGACCCCACTCCGTCTCCCCCGGCAGCCCTGGACACCgcctccccggcaccccctcctccagcctccgTGCACGCCCTGCTGCCCTGGACGGCACTGGTGTGCATGATGGTCTTCGTGAGCGCTTTCTCCTTTGGATTCGGACCAG TGACCTGGCTGGTCCTCAGTGAGATCTACCCCGCGCAGATCCGAGGGAGGGCCTTCGCCTTCTGCAACAGCTTCAACTGGGCCGCCAACCTCTTCgtcagcctctccttcctcaacCTCCTGG GCTCCATTGGCTTGTCCTGGACCTTCCTGCTCTATGGGTTCACCGCCGTCCTCGGCCTTGGCTTCATCTATTGGTTCGTCCCGGAAACAAAGGGCCTGTCGTTGGCAGAGATAGACAAGCAGTTCCAGAAGAGACG GCGTGGCCTGGGCCCGGCCGGCGTCCAGTACCACCGCATCGAGGCCTCGGCGGGCCCCTGA
- the SLC2A10 gene encoding solute carrier family 2, facilitated glucose transporter member 10 isoform X2: MGHSPPLLPVSASVSLLGGLTFGYNLAVISGALLPLQLDFGLSCLQQELLVGSLLWGALAASLGGGFLIDRYGRKQAVLGSNLVLLAGSLSTGLAGSLAWLMLGRTVAGFAISLSSMACCIYLSELVGARQRGVLVSLYEAGVTAGILLSYALNYALAGALGGWRHMLGWAAAPALLQSLGLLLLPAGPGDAAAHKDLIPLQGGEAAGLGQRQPGYSFLDLFRARENMRGRTTVGLGLVLFQQLTGQPNVLSYASTIFHAVGFHGGSSAVLASVGLGAVKVAATLAALGLVERAGRRALLLTGCALMALSVSGIGLVSFALPLDAGPSCLAMPNATRPSGLPGGSDPGRGLWASLPPAAPEKQGEPGTSATEKSQPRPGAWDPTPSPPAALDTASPAPPPPASVHALLPWTALVCMMVFVSAFSFGFGPVTWLVLSEIYPAQIRGRAFAFCNSFNWAANLFVSLSFLNLLGSIGLSWTFLLYGFTAVLGLGFIYWFVPETKGLSLAEIDKQFQKRR; the protein is encoded by the exons ATGG GCCACTCCCCACCACTCCTGCCCGTGTCTGCGTCTGTGTCTCTGCTGGGGGGCCTGACGTTTGGGTATAATCTGGCAGTCATATCGGgggccctcctgcccctgcagctTGACTTCGGGCTGAGCTGCCTGCAGCAGGAGCTCCTGGTGGGCAGCCTGCTCTGGGGGGCTCTGGCCGCCTCCCTGGGAGGGGGCTTCCTCATCGACCGCTACGGCCGGAAGCAGGCCGTCCTCGGGAGCAACCTGGTGCTGCTGGCCGGCAGCCTGAGCACGGGCCTGGCCGGCTCCCTGGCCTGGCTGATGCTCGGCCGCACGGTGGCCGGCTTCGCCATCTCCCTCTCCTCCATGGCCTGCTGCATCTACCTGTCGGAGCTCGTGGGAGCCCGGCAGCGGGGGGTGCTGGTGTCGCTCTACGAGGCCGGCGTCACCGCGGGCATCCTGCTGTCCTATGCTCTCAACTACGCGCTGGCCGGGGCCTTGGGGGGGTGGAGGCACATGCTGGGCtgggccgccgcgcccgccctcTTGCAGTCGCTGGGCCTCCTCTTGCTGCCGGCTGGGCCAGGGGACGCCGCCGCCCACAAGGACCTCATCCCTCTCCAGGGCGGAGAGGCCGCCGGGCTGGGGCAGCGTCAGCCCGGCTACTCCTTTCTGGACCTCTTCCGGGCGCGGGAGAACATGCGAGGCCGGACCaccgtggggctggggctggtgctGTTCCAGCAGCTCACGGGGCAGCCCAACGTGCTGTCCTATGCCTCGACCATCTTCCACGCGGTCGGCTTCCACGGCGGGTCCTCAGCAGTGCTGGCCTCCGTGGGGCTCGGTGCCGTGAAGGTCGCGGCTACTCTGGCCGCCCTGGGGCTGGTGGAGCGAGCGGGCCGCCGGGCCTTGCTGCTGACCGGCTGTGCCCTCATGGCCCTGTCGGTCAGCGGCATAGGCCTTGTCAGCTTTGCGCTGCCCCTGGACGCGGGCCCAAGCTGCCTGGCCATGCCCAACGCCACCAGACCGTCAGGCCTCCCTGGAGGCTCCGACCCGGGCAGGGGCCTCTGGGCATCTCTGCCACCAGCCGCCCCTGAGAAGCAAGGGGAGCCGGGCACATCGGCCACGGAGAAAAGCCAGCCTCGCCCTGGGGCCTGGGACCCCACTCCGTCTCCCCCGGCAGCCCTGGACACCgcctccccggcaccccctcctccagcctccgTGCACGCCCTGCTGCCCTGGACGGCACTGGTGTGCATGATGGTCTTCGTGAGCGCTTTCTCCTTTGGATTCGGACCAG TGACCTGGCTGGTCCTCAGTGAGATCTACCCCGCGCAGATCCGAGGGAGGGCCTTCGCCTTCTGCAACAGCTTCAACTGGGCCGCCAACCTCTTCgtcagcctctccttcctcaacCTCCTGG GCTCCATTGGCTTGTCCTGGACCTTCCTGCTCTATGGGTTCACCGCCGTCCTCGGCCTTGGCTTCATCTATTGGTTCGTCCCGGAAACAAAGGGCCTGTCGTTGGCAGAGATAGACAAGCAGTTCCAGAAGAGACGGTAA